CAGCTTGATGATGACTGTGAGATAAAAACGACTTCATACACTgattacatttataaggtttctctccagtatgtgcttTTTCATGTATTGGAAGATGACTCCGGTGTGAATAGGCTTCATCACACTGATTACATATTTAGAGTCTCCCTCCAGTATATATTACTTGATGGGTTTTAAGATGACTGCTTTGTGTAAGGGCCTTAGCACACtgatcacatttgtaaggtttctctccaattATGTGTTTTTTCATGTTTTCGAAGATAGTGGGGTTGcaaaaaggctttaccacattgactacattcatagggtttctctccagtatgtgttctttcatgcatTCGAAGATAGCTGGGATgtaaaaaggctttaccacattgattacattcatagggtttctctccactatgtcTTCTTTCATGCATTCGAAGATTGTTGGGTCgtaaaaaggctttaccacattgattacattcatagggtttctctccactatgtcTTCTTTCATGTAATCGAAGATACCTGAGCTGTAAAAAGGCTTTATTACATTCATTACAttggtaaggtttctctccagtatgtgttctttcatgcatTCGAAGATAGCTGGGATgtaaaaaggctttaccacattgattgcatttatagggtttctctccagtatgtcgTCTTTCATGTAATCGAAGATACTTGAGCTGtaaaaaggctttatcacattcattacatttgtagggtttctctccactatgtcTTCTTTCATGTACTCGAAGATAGGTGAgctgtgcaaaggctttaccacattgattacatttgtaggttttctcttgagtatgtgttctttcatgtgctCGAAGGTACCTGAGCTGTGCAAAGCCTttatcacactgattacatttatagggtttctcaccagtatgtgttttttcatgtatttggAAACAACTctgttgtgaaaaggctttatcacacagATTGCATATATAAGGTTTAGCTccattatgtgttctttcatgtattcGGAGATTACTCTGGTGTGAATAGGCTTTATTACACAGATTACATATataaggtttttctccagtatgtgttctttcatgttttcGGAGACAACTCTGGCGTGGATAGGCTTTATTACACTGATTACATATGTAGGGTCTCACTCCAGTATGTACTACTTTATGGCTTTGAAGATGACTCCTtagtgcaaaggctttaccacattgattacattggtaaggtttctctccagtatgtgttctttcatgcatTCGAAGATAGCTGGGAtgtacaaaggctttaccacattgattacattcatagagtttctctccagtatgtgttctttcatgtgctCGAAGATACTTGAGCTttaaaaaggctttatcacattcattacatttgtagggtttctctccagtaccTGTTCTTTCATTTATTTGGAGAGTACTTTGACATGCAAGCACTTTACTATGTTGAAAGACTTCAGAGTTTTTGTCTCCAGTTTGGTTTCTTTCAAGCTTTTGAAGATGACTGTGATATTTGAAGgctttattccattgtgtatattcatagggtttctccccAGCAGGACTTCTTTCGTGCCTGCAATGATAATTGGGACatgaaaattttattacattaattGCAATGATGAATCCTTTCTATCTGTataaattagttttaaattttggtCTAATTATAGGGTAGAATCTGATCTTAGGGTTTTAtcaagggactagagagatggcctagctgttaagagcattggcttctcttccagaggtcctcagttcaaatcccagcttccatatggtggctctcaaccatctctaatggaattccatgccctctcctggtgtgtctgaagaaattgACAATgaattcacatacataaaataaataataaaatgaatctaTGAAAAATGTTTTACCACATTGTTTTCAGTCTTGGTGTTCCCCTTCCTTGTGGGTTGATTTTCATCATTGGAGATACCTGTGATGTCTAGGGTATTTATTCCATGGCTCACATTTACACCAGACTTTAGATACATCAAGTTTTTCAGATACTTGAACAAAACTGCATGAATTCACAGA
This Mus musculus strain C57BL/6J chromosome 7, GRCm38.p6 C57BL/6J DNA region includes the following protein-coding sequences:
- the Zfp975 gene encoding uncharacterized protein LOC434179 isoform X1, with protein sequence MRALNPRHGYHWKDHNIEEHCQNDRRYGRHERSPAGEKPYEYTQWNKAFKYHSHLQKLERNQTGDKNSEVFQHSKVLACQSTLQINERTGTGEKPYKCNECDKAFLKLKYLRAHERTHTGEKLYECNQCGKAFVHPSYLRMHERTHTGEKPYQCNQCGKAFALRSHLQSHKVVHTGVRPYICNQCNKAYPRQSCLRKHERTHTGEKPYICNLCNKAYSHQSNLRIHERTHNGAKPYICNLCDKAFSQQSCFQIHEKTHTGEKPYKCNQCDKGFAQLRYLRAHERTHTQEKTYKCNQCGKAFAQLTYLRVHERRHSGEKPYKCNECDKAFLQLKYLRLHERRHTGEKPYKCNQCGKAFLHPSYLRMHERTHTGEKPYQCNECNKAFLQLRYLRLHERRHSGEKPYECNQCGKAFLRPNNLRMHERRHSGEKPYECNQCGKAFLHPSYLRMHERTHTGEKPYECSQCGKAFLQPHYLRKHEKTHNWRETLQM
- the Zfp975 gene encoding uncharacterized protein LOC434179; translated protein: MDALTFDDVHVHFTREEWSLLDPSQKRLYKDVMLENYRNLTAIGYHWKDHNIEEHCQNDRRYGRHERSPAGEKPYEYTQWNKAFKYHSHLQKLERNQTGDKNSEVFQHSKVLACQSTLQINERTGTGEKPYKCNECDKAFLKLKYLRAHERTHTGEKLYECNQCGKAFVHPSYLRMHERTHTGEKPYQCNQCGKAFALRSHLQSHKVVHTGVRPYICNQCNKAYPRQSCLRKHERTHTGEKPYICNLCNKAYSHQSNLRIHERTHNGAKPYICNLCDKAFSQQSCFQIHEKTHTGEKPYKCNQCDKGFAQLRYLRAHERTHTQEKTYKCNQCGKAFAQLTYLRVHERRHSGEKPYKCNECDKAFLQLKYLRLHERRHTGEKPYKCNQCGKAFLHPSYLRMHERTHTGEKPYQCNECNKAFLQLRYLRLHERRHSGEKPYECNQCGKAFLRPNNLRMHERRHSGEKPYECNQCGKAFLHPSYLRMHERTHTGEKPYECSQCGKAFLQPHYLRKHEKTHNWRETLQM